The DNA window ATATTACTTGTTAATGTTATTGGTAGTTTCATTATAGGATGCCTTTTCGCAGTTATTGCTCATAATATGATTTCTGATATCACTAAATCATTTATAGCTACAGGTTTTTTGGGAGCACTTACAACTTATTCAACATTTGCAATTGAAAGTTTTTTCTTGCTACAAAGCTCTTTTTTCCTTGGAATTACAAATATATTCTTAAATCTATTTGGCACAATTTTAGCCGCAGCAAGTGGCTATAAACTATTACATTTTCTAATTAAATAAATTTCTCAATAAATTAAAAAATTAATTAAGCATTTTATATGCATATTATGATTATAATTATCAATATCTTATTAAAGGAAATTTACTTTTTTTTATGAAAAAAATCAATTTAAAAGATTTAATAGAACTTGATGAAGAAATAAACCACCCTTTTTCAAGAAAAATCTCTGTATCAAATATTAAAAAAAAGTTTGGACGAGGTATTATAATAAAATATGATATTGGAAATGGTATAGCTATTTTTGCACGTAACTTTACTTTGAATGAAGATATTATATTAACTGAAGAGAGTGATATCCCTGGGGCATGTTTTATTTTCAATTTAGAAAATAATCTTACTTTTAACTACAAAGACAAAAAAGAGTATATTTTAAAAAAGAATCACTTTTTTATAGAACTTGCTTCAAATAAATTTTATTGTGAAATTCCTATAAAAAAAGATGAACCTTTTTTAACTATTTTTTTAGCT is part of the Arcobacter sp. CECT 8983 genome and encodes:
- the crcB gene encoding fluoride efflux transporter CrcB translates to MTLSWQTLLAVGLGGFLGAIARAYTVHLTNKHFPVDLPVGILLVNVIGSFIIGCLFAVIAHNMISDITKSFIATGFLGALTTYSTFAIESFFLLQSSFFLGITNIFLNLFGTILAAASGYKLLHFLIK